Proteins from a single region of Streptomyces sp. Tu 3180:
- the acs gene encoding acetate--CoA ligase: protein MSNESLANLLKEERRFTPPADLAANANVTAETYEQAKADRLGFWAEQARRLTWAKEPTETLDWSNPPFAKWFKDGELNVAYNCVDRHVEAGHGDRVAIHFEGEPGDSRSLTYAQLKDEVSRAANALLELGVRKGDRVAVYMPMIPETAIAMLACARIGAAHSVVFGGFSADALATRIQDADARVVITADGGYRRGKPSALKPAVDEAVGRVESVEHVLVVRRTGQDVAWTEGRDVWWHDLVERQSAEHTPEAFGAEHPLFILYTSGTTGKPKGILHTSGGYLTQTAYTHWAVFDLKPETDVYWCTADVGWVTGHSYIVYGPLANGATQVMYEGTPDTPHQGRFWEIVQKYGVTILYTAPTAIRTFMKWGDDIPAKFDLSSLRVLGSVGEPINPEAWIWYRKNIGADRTPVVDTWWQTETGGIMISPLPGVTGAKPGSAQTPLPGICATVVDDEAGEVPNGGGGYLVLTEPWPSMLRTIWGDDQRFIDTYWSRFEGKYFAGDGAKKDDDGDIWLLGRVDDVMLVSGHNISTTEVESALVSHPSVAEAAVVGAADETTGQAIVAFVILRGTAAESDDLVGELRNHVGATLGPIAKPKRILPVAELPKTRSGKIMRRLLRDVAENRQLGDVTTLTDSTVMDLIQAKLPQAPGED from the coding sequence GTGAGCAATGAAAGCCTGGCCAACCTTCTGAAGGAGGAGCGTCGTTTCACGCCCCCCGCCGACCTGGCCGCGAACGCCAACGTCACGGCGGAGACGTATGAACAGGCCAAGGCTGACAGGCTCGGCTTCTGGGCCGAGCAGGCCCGCCGGCTGACCTGGGCCAAGGAGCCCACGGAGACCCTCGACTGGTCGAACCCGCCGTTCGCCAAGTGGTTCAAGGACGGCGAGCTCAACGTCGCCTACAACTGCGTCGACCGGCACGTGGAGGCCGGTCACGGCGACCGGGTCGCCATCCACTTCGAGGGCGAGCCGGGCGACAGCCGCTCCCTCACCTACGCCCAGCTCAAGGACGAGGTCTCCAGGGCGGCCAACGCCCTGCTCGAGCTGGGGGTCCGCAAGGGCGACCGGGTCGCCGTCTACATGCCGATGATCCCGGAGACGGCGATCGCGATGCTGGCCTGCGCCCGCATCGGCGCCGCGCACTCCGTCGTCTTCGGCGGCTTCTCCGCGGACGCGCTCGCGACCCGCATCCAGGACGCCGACGCCAGGGTCGTCATCACCGCCGACGGCGGCTACCGGCGCGGCAAGCCCTCCGCGCTCAAGCCGGCCGTGGACGAGGCCGTCGGACGCGTGGAGAGCGTCGAGCACGTCCTCGTCGTCCGCCGCACCGGCCAGGACGTCGCCTGGACCGAGGGCCGCGACGTGTGGTGGCACGACCTGGTCGAACGGCAGAGCGCCGAGCACACCCCGGAGGCGTTCGGGGCCGAGCACCCGCTGTTCATCCTGTACACCTCGGGCACGACGGGCAAGCCGAAGGGCATCCTGCACACCTCCGGCGGCTACCTCACCCAGACCGCGTACACCCACTGGGCCGTCTTCGACCTCAAGCCGGAGACCGACGTGTACTGGTGCACGGCCGACGTCGGCTGGGTCACCGGGCACTCGTACATCGTCTACGGCCCGCTCGCCAACGGCGCCACCCAGGTCATGTACGAGGGCACGCCGGACACCCCGCACCAGGGCCGCTTCTGGGAGATCGTGCAGAAGTACGGCGTGACGATCCTCTACACCGCGCCCACCGCGATCCGGACGTTCATGAAGTGGGGCGACGACATCCCCGCGAAGTTCGACCTGTCCTCGCTGCGGGTGCTCGGTTCCGTCGGTGAGCCGATCAACCCCGAGGCGTGGATCTGGTACCGCAAGAACATCGGCGCGGACCGCACCCCGGTGGTGGACACCTGGTGGCAGACCGAGACCGGCGGCATCATGATCTCGCCGCTGCCGGGCGTGACCGGGGCCAAGCCCGGCTCCGCCCAGACCCCGCTGCCCGGCATCTGCGCGACCGTCGTCGACGACGAGGCGGGCGAGGTGCCGAACGGCGGCGGCGGCTACCTGGTGCTCACCGAGCCGTGGCCGTCGATGCTGCGCACCATCTGGGGCGACGACCAGCGGTTCATCGACACGTACTGGTCCCGCTTCGAGGGCAAGTACTTCGCCGGCGACGGCGCCAAGAAGGACGACGACGGCGACATCTGGCTGCTCGGCCGGGTCGACGACGTGATGCTGGTGTCCGGGCACAACATCTCCACCACCGAGGTCGAGTCCGCGCTCGTCTCCCACCCGTCGGTGGCCGAGGCGGCCGTGGTCGGCGCGGCGGACGAGACCACCGGGCAGGCGATCGTCGCCTTCGTGATCCTGCGCGGCACGGCGGCGGAGAGCGACGACCTGGTCGGCGAGCTGCGCAACCACGTGGGTGCCACGCTCGGGCCGATCGCCAAGCCCAAGCGGATCCTGCCGGTGGCCGAGCTGCCGAAGACCCGCTCCGGCAAGATCATGCGCCGTCTGCTGCGGGACGTGGCGGAGAACCGCCAGCTCGGCGACGTCACCACGCTCACCGACTCCACGGTGATGGACCTGATCCAGGCCAAGCTGCCCCAGGCGCCCGGCGAGGACTGA
- the nhaA gene encoding Na+/H+ antiporter NhaA, whose amino-acid sequence MTAPRTPSPRKAFGRLSLPERTFVADALRTETVGGVLLLLAAVAALVWANVPALHDSYESVSHFHFGIEALGLNLSVAHWAADGLLAIFFFVAGIELKRELVAGDLRDPKAAALPVVAALCGMAVPALVYTLTNLAGGGSPAGWAVPTATDIAFALAVLAVIGTSLPSALRAFLLTLAVVDDLFAILIIAVFFTDDLNFAALGGAAAGLAVFWLLLRKGVRGWYVYVPLALVVWGLMYNSGIHATIAGVAMGLMLRCHRREGEEQSLGEHVEHLVRPLSAGLAVPLFALFSAGVTISGSALANVFTQPETLGVVLGLVVGKTLGIFGGTWLTARFTRASLSDDLAWADVFAVATLAGIGFTVSLLIGELAFEGDASMTDSVKAAVLTGSLIATGVATVLLRVRNARYRRLTEEEDRDEDLSGVPDIYEQDDPAYHLRMAEIHERKAAEHRRLAREKAAERDRLAEVAGRAGEDHEGPA is encoded by the coding sequence GTGACCGCGCCCCGCACCCCCAGCCCCCGCAAGGCCTTCGGACGCCTCTCCCTGCCCGAGCGGACGTTCGTCGCGGACGCGCTGCGCACCGAGACCGTCGGTGGTGTCCTGCTCCTCCTCGCCGCCGTCGCCGCGCTGGTCTGGGCGAACGTGCCCGCGCTGCACGACAGCTACGAGAGCGTCAGCCACTTCCACTTCGGCATCGAGGCCCTCGGCCTGAATCTGTCCGTGGCGCACTGGGCGGCCGACGGACTGCTCGCGATCTTCTTCTTCGTCGCCGGGATCGAGCTCAAACGCGAACTCGTCGCCGGTGACCTCAGGGACCCGAAGGCGGCCGCGCTGCCCGTGGTCGCGGCCCTGTGCGGCATGGCCGTACCGGCGCTGGTCTACACCCTCACCAACCTCGCCGGCGGCGGCTCGCCGGCCGGCTGGGCCGTGCCCACCGCCACCGACATCGCCTTCGCCCTCGCCGTGCTCGCCGTCATCGGCACCTCCCTGCCGAGCGCGCTGCGCGCCTTCCTGCTCACCCTCGCCGTCGTCGACGACCTGTTCGCGATCCTGATCATCGCGGTCTTCTTCACCGACGACCTGAACTTCGCCGCGCTCGGCGGCGCGGCCGCGGGCCTGGCCGTCTTCTGGCTGCTGCTGCGCAAGGGCGTGCGCGGCTGGTACGTGTACGTCCCGCTCGCGCTCGTCGTGTGGGGGCTGATGTACAACAGCGGCATCCACGCCACCATCGCCGGTGTGGCCATGGGCCTGATGCTGCGCTGCCACCGCCGCGAGGGCGAGGAGCAGTCCCTGGGCGAGCACGTCGAACACCTCGTCCGGCCGCTCTCGGCGGGCCTCGCGGTCCCGCTGTTCGCCCTGTTCAGCGCGGGCGTGACCATCTCCGGCAGCGCGCTCGCGAACGTGTTCACCCAGCCCGAGACGCTCGGCGTCGTGCTCGGACTCGTCGTCGGCAAGACGCTCGGGATCTTCGGCGGCACCTGGCTGACGGCCCGTTTCACCCGGGCCTCGCTCAGTGACGACCTCGCCTGGGCGGACGTGTTCGCCGTGGCGACCCTCGCCGGGATTGGCTTCACCGTCTCGCTGCTCATCGGCGAACTCGCCTTCGAGGGCGACGCGTCCATGACCGACAGCGTCAAGGCCGCCGTGCTGACCGGTTCGCTGATCGCCACCGGCGTCGCGACGGTGCTGCTGAGGGTGCGGAACGCCAGGTACCGCAGGCTGACCGAGGAGGAGGATCGCGACGAGGACCTCAGCGGAGTCCCGGACATCTACGAGCAGGACGACCCGGCGTACCACCTGCGCATGGCGGAGATCCACGAGCGCAAGGCCGCAGAGCACCGGCGACTCGCCCGGGAGAAGGCCGCCGAGCGGGACAGGCTTGCCGAAGTGGCGGGCAGGGCAGGCGAGGACCACGAGGGTCCGGCATGA